One Dioscorea cayenensis subsp. rotundata cultivar TDr96_F1 chromosome 19, TDr96_F1_v2_PseudoChromosome.rev07_lg8_w22 25.fasta, whole genome shotgun sequence genomic window, ctttttcttctcttctttctggGAAGCAATGGGGTGGGATGTGGGTGTATTAAAAGGAGGCTTCTTTTTGGTCAGTTGAATTAGTACTGCAAGCAATGGATGTTCTGGAAATCCTTTCatagtttctttttttagagagagaaagagaatgtGTTCTCTTCTTTTCCAATGCTTCTCTTTTGACAAACATTTGGtatgagaaaagagaaaaggaacAAAATGGAATGCTGAGCTCTGAGTGCAAAAGTACtgcaaaagaaatgaaaggatGAATCCTTGCACTCTGCGTATCACTTGTTTTGCCTTTCTTATAGATTTTTATCCAGTGTTgcatttgttttgtgtttgttttgaacAGTGGGTGCTCTTGCTTTGAAGTTTGGTGAAACTTCAATTTATTATGAAgtttataatgatatatatatatatagcatttgttttctatttttttactataataatacatggtgtttttttaattaaactatttatGCAAATACCCTCATATCTTCAACACTTCTTTATaaattctaattatattttaataatttagtacAAGTGAAAAAAGGCAAAAAGTGTCATGGTTCTAGCTCACTATTGCACCCAAACCTCTATCTTTGCCTTAAAAGGCACATTCAAGCATGACTTAAGATGCATTTAAAGTAAAGCTGAAACGCCTATTCATACAATGGATAAATAAACAAACCTCCCCAAGCATGAGGATTGACAAATTGAATCCAaaacagtaataataatacaagGATAATAATGCATTACAATTTAATGAGCTGAATAAACAAAGCTCCTCCGAACAATGCAAAACAATGATTCACTCAAATTATCATGGAAAAGTAGTTACTTCTGATTGAGGACGCATCCTCAAGCATTTTAGGAACCTGTTGAATGTATAGATGTAACCATGAGATAACTTAACAGCAGTAGTAACTCCATTGTAATGCAAATTGATGAATGAATTATGATTCTCCGAAAAAATACGAGCTTCGTGGAGTGTCCCTTCTTTCCAGCAGATGCTTACGGTCACACCGCCGCGGCCCTTCAGCCCCCGGACACATCCTTCACGCCATTTGTCCTGAGGGAGTGCAGGAAGCAGGTATAAATCCTGCATGGTGCTCTGAACAAGCATCTCGGCGATTGCAGCTGTAAAACTGGAAGGGAAAATAAGCACTGATCAGTTGTTATCATACAATAGATACATGATTATATGGATAGTTTAGTAATATTAATTCACCCGAAATTGGCATCGATCTGGAATGGTGGATGTGCTGTAAATAAGTTACTATATAGTCCTCCTTCGTAATCACTTTCGTGATCAGGGTCTACCAAATCGAATAGCTGCTTGACCAACCTATATGCGTGTTCGCTGTTGTGAAGATGTGCCCACAAAGCAGTCTTCCATGTAGTTGACCATCCAGGACCAAGATCACCTGCCGAAAAGTGATGCAAAATAATCCAAAATGTTTCTCATACTTTGTTCAGATAAACAATTAAGTCAATTGGTACTAATTTAACAATGGCATCTCTAGAGGAGAATATCTAATTACCTCTCTTGTAAAGGCTGTTGTCAATAGCTTTGCATAAATCAGGATTTTTTTCTAGTGTTATTGTGTGGCCGGGGAACAAGCCAAATAAATGTGAAACATGCCGATGATGCACTTCTGGATCCTCAAAGTCTCGTgcctgcataaaaataaatatgtaaaatctcaaaaattagAATGGAAATAGAATCACCACTGAAAAAACTCATGCTTATGAGTTGAAACAGATTTGGCAAAGGACAAGAGGGAAGCACAAGACTGCCATACCCACTCCATGATGGAACCATCTCTGGCAATCTTTGTTGGAGGAAGCCTTGGTAATGTCTTCTTTATTCGCTCAATTAAGTCACTGTTGGTTCTTCCCAATacctaatttattataaaaatgactTGGTTATCATGAAAAACTTGAcgaaaatatgtattttatggCACTGCAATACAGAGTCCAGACAAACACATTTGTGCATGCACATGAACACAAACAGAGATTGTTTACCTCAGCAGAAGATAAAACTATCAAAAACACTTCCTTTATGATTGCAATATCCATTGTTGTTGAGTAGCTGACGCTCGCCTTCTTACCATCAGGACCAATGAAATAATGTTCTGGAGATGTTGATGGATTGGTTTCCAAAAGATCCCCTTGGCCTTTAATTAACCAGTCCAGAAGAAAAGACGCGCATCCTTCCAACAGCGGATGTGCAGTATTCTCTAGAAAGGACTGAATATACAAGCATAAGGTAAGGTAAGTTTTGTGAAACAATGTTGAAGAATGCATAGATTCAGGATCTCAGTTTGTTTAATTCAAAGTAAAAGTAAAACTCCagcatttatttttcaattcaaagGTCTTATGACAGTATTATTGAACTGATTTAGATGTCACTAACCTTCTATTAATTGTGATTTTAACATGAATATTCAGTAAAGAACAATAAGAATACCTTTGCCATGGAAactatgaaatttatttattaattcagTTGTCAGAGAATAAGAACTACTGGAATGTCAAAAACAGAGACAGTCAACTTGAATGTCTATGATCTACCAGTGAGTggcaaataatttaaaaaaaaaaaaacttcatacaCTCAGCACTGTATTAGTCATCCAGGCTAAAACTTGAATAGAAATTATGAACAAGTTCagtaaaaattatagaaaatgtCTTACTTTATCCATTGAGAAAGTATAATGATCCCATAAATGAACACAAAGCCACGCCCCACCCATTGGCCATAAAGCCCAAAGTGGGTCACCGCGATCAGGTGAAGTTTTTGCCCATATATCTGTCACTTGGTGAGCTACCCAACCATTTGCTTCATAATTTACCTGCAAGCACAGGGGGCGTGATAGCATGGATGAGGAAAAGCCTATTGCAAGTAAACAAATAACACCAACAGAGTAAATTGCACCCATACTTTGAGGGAAATAGCACATCAGACTACATCTAACAAGATCTTTTGCAAAGACagtattttttgaaaaataaaagcaataaaagaTTTGAGAGGTGCAAACCAATGTATCTATCAACCTCAACTACCCTTCCTATAAATTTTCTGAGTGTAATACATACAAAGAAAGTGATAATCATACTTTTGCTGTCTTACTTCCATTGACCGCAAGAGatccaatgaaatcaaataaagGCTCTTGACATTCGCTAAGATTGCAAGTGAGAGATGGCCAATAGTTCATCTGCAGATTGATATTCAAGTGGGGAGCTGCACTGGAAAAGGAGAGCCAGAGTAAGTTCTCGTTTTAAACATTGAAACAATTGCTGCATTAGTCTGCAACCCTTCCTATATAATGTGAAGTatgaaaagaagccaaaacATTCTAGGGTGCAAATGAAGATAACGCAGTGAACAATTAAGAGAAATTTTATGCAAACAGTATAGAACATTACTCCCATGCTGGTTCAATATCCTTGTTCCATATTCCTTGTAAGTTAGAAATTTGAGTCCCGGGCCTTGAAGAAGAGATAAGCAAATAACGGCCATAATGAAATAGTAGTTCTACCAAGGAAGGATCCTCGTTAATTTTAAAAGACTTCACTCTTTCTGCAGTAGATACCAGTGAATCCTTTGTTAAGAGGGAAAAAGAATTTGTCTTAACTGCTTGGGGCCTCTCTGCTTTGTGTCTACCAAAATAATTCTCCTCACTTGTCTTACTGGATCCCTTGGACAGTTGCAGGGAGACACGGTTAAAGAGACTTTCATAATCGTCCAGATGATAAGCAAAGAGCTGAGAGAAAGACATCTTCTTTATCGAACTCAATGTGTTCAAAGAAATCTCTTTCGGGTTCTTCTTAGAATCTGACGGCTTCTTAAATGGCCCTTCAAATGATGAGGCGGCAGCTAGAAGCAAAACAGCCCAGTCCGCGCCTTCCACTTTCAACTTTTTGCCACCAACAACTTGCACAACACCAGCATCACCTACTTGCAAATCAAGAACTGCAGCAAACTGAATCCCTGTAGGACTATTGCTCAAATTCTCTCTCGGGGCTATTCTACTCGAAGGGCAACTACCTTCCAAGACTATTCTGCGGACACCATCCACACTCGAGTTATACTGTAATTTACTGTCCAAGGACACTACAAATGAGAGAGACCCTGTTTTACTAGCAGAAATCTTGATCACAAGCACTTGCTGTGGATTAGAGGCAAAATGCTCTCTAGTGAACTCAACATCCCCAACAGTATATTTCACCTTTGCTGTAGCAGTTCGCAGATCAAGTTCTCTTTCATATGCAGCATATTCAAGATGAGAATCACCAAATTCTAAATTGATATTGCCCAGAGGTTGGTACACCTTCATTGCCATtcacaaaattacaaaaatcaaaatttgatttttattggtTAAAAATTATAGCAGGCAATGCGATGCTTTAGCAAATCAATGatcttcaaataaatcaaccaaataagcataaaaagaaagattaggttttcaaaatcaaaatgcACGTACATCCGATGGATGTCCAGCCAAATCGAAAGCAACCTTCGACGCCTCCGAGTAATGGCCATCATCCACAAGCTTCCGAACTTCAGCAAGCACATCAGGCGCTTTAGGGTTCGTATAATACCCAGGAACGCCAGTCCAGAGAGTATCATCTGCAAAGAAGAATCCCACAAATCCACATTTTACAATTCATCCATACAagatttcaaattcaaaaacaaaatggaaTCAAGAGTAGCTACGATTGAGCATGAGGGTCTCGGAAGCGACACCGCCGAAGACCATAGCGCCGAGACTGCCATTGCCAATGGGCGCAGCGTCGGTCCAGTGCTTGGCTGGGCCAGTGAACACGACCTTCAATGGCCGAGATGGGTCGGGATCGGAGCCACCGCCCCACCATTCAGCCTCCGCCGTCGACGGCCGCCGGACCCAGAcccactcctcctcctcctcctcgccaCGAGCCATCGAGATGGGAACAGTGATCGAAGAGAAGCAGAGAGAAAGACGAGGTTTTTAATGGCGGCAATGAGCTTCACGTGAAGCACCGAAGGAGGTGACAAGCTTTAAATACACTGTTTGCTATTCTCTCATCGTAGCCGTAGAACTCGCCTCAAGATTCTCATTGTTTCGATCAACGGCCGTGATTCTGCACAATCGTACAATGCTGTTCCTAACCTAACAGCATATCCGGCCACTTTGTCTGGGATTCATACTTGTGATCAGGTCGCTGTCGGGGTTTAAACAGGGTGAGGTTTGCTAAAAGTGGA contains:
- the LOC120250646 gene encoding alpha-L-fucosidase 2 codes for the protein MARGEEEEEEWVWVRRPSTAEAEWWGGGSDPDPSRPLKVVFTGPAKHWTDAAPIGNGSLGAMVFGGVASETLMLNHDTLWTGVPGYYTNPKAPDVLAEVRKLVDDGHYSEASKVAFDLAGHPSDVYQPLGNINLEFGDSHLEYAAYERELDLRTATAKVKYTVGDVEFTREHFASNPQQVLVIKISASKTGSLSFVVSLDSKLQYNSSVDGVRRIVLEGSCPSSRIAPRENLSNSPTGIQFAAVLDLQVGDAGVVQVVGGKKLKVEGADWAVLLLAAASSFEGPFKKPSDSKKNPKEISLNTLSSIKKMSFSQLFAYHLDDYESLFNRVSLQLSKGSSKTSEENYFGRHKAERPQAVKTNSFSLLTKDSLVSTAERVKSFKINEDPSLVELLFHYGRYLLISSSRPGTQISNLQGIWNKDIEPAWDAAPHLNINLQMNYWPSLTCNLSECQEPLFDFIGSLAVNGSKTAKVNYEANGWVAHQVTDIWAKTSPDRGDPLWALWPMGGAWLCVHLWDHYTFSMDKSFLENTAHPLLEGCASFLLDWLIKGQGDLLETNPSTSPEHYFIGPDGKKASVSYSTTMDIAIIKEVFLIVLSSAEVLGRTNSDLIERIKKTLPRLPPTKIARDGSIMEWARDFEDPEVHHRHVSHLFGLFPGHTITLEKNPDLCKAIDNSLYKRGDLGPGWSTTWKTALWAHLHNSEHAYRLVKQLFDLVDPDHESDYEGGLYSNLFTAHPPFQIDANFGFTAAIAEMLVQSTMQDLYLLPALPQDKWREGCVRGLKGRGGVTVSICWKEGTLHEARIFSENHNSFINLHYNGVTTAVKLSHGYIYTFNRFLKCLRMRPQSEVTTFP